In Neorhizobium sp. NCHU2750, a single genomic region encodes these proteins:
- a CDS encoding pyridoxal-dependent decarboxylase, with translation MAKSQHLQTSIDSEAVGKSPTHLDPTDWAAFRQDAHAMLDDVISHIASVRENPLWRPQPEENRAHFRQPLPEAPRELGDVLSDVRDHIMPYATGNLHPRFMGWVHGGGTPVGMVAEMVAAGLNMNCGGRDHVGIDVEKQVARWMSEALGYDADAAGGLFVTGSSMANFLAVTIAKTKAIGVESRASGLRAADHQLVAYTSAEAHGCIAQAMQLSGIGSSNLRLVAVDADGRMMMSHLKMMIERDRAEGFLPFLVVGTAGTVNTGAIDPLNEIADIAAAENLWFHVDGAIGALAVLSQELRPRFAGIERSQSIALDFHKWGQVPYDAGFLLVRDQADQKQTFAQPAAYLQRSTRGLAAGDTWPCDLGPDLSRGFRALKTWMTLSTHGTQKIGAAIANSCAVARYLEARIAAHPLFELKAPVALNIVCFAITGRNSAYTREIVLDLHEEGVAAPSWTTIDGELAIRCALVNHRTTEADMDIFIDALVRAVQRRPE, from the coding sequence ATGGCCAAATCTCAGCATCTTCAGACTTCGATAGATTCTGAGGCGGTCGGCAAGTCGCCCACCCATCTCGACCCCACCGACTGGGCCGCCTTCCGCCAGGATGCCCATGCGATGCTGGACGACGTCATATCCCATATCGCATCGGTGCGCGAAAACCCGCTCTGGCGGCCGCAGCCGGAGGAGAACCGGGCGCATTTCCGCCAGCCCCTGCCCGAAGCGCCGCGTGAGCTTGGTGACGTTCTCTCCGATGTCCGTGATCACATCATGCCCTATGCGACGGGCAACCTGCATCCGCGCTTCATGGGCTGGGTCCATGGCGGCGGCACGCCGGTCGGCATGGTGGCGGAAATGGTGGCGGCCGGCCTCAACATGAATTGCGGCGGCCGCGATCATGTCGGCATCGATGTCGAAAAGCAGGTCGCCCGCTGGATGAGCGAAGCCTTGGGCTATGATGCCGATGCCGCCGGCGGCCTGTTCGTCACCGGCTCGTCCATGGCCAATTTCCTCGCCGTCACCATCGCCAAGACCAAGGCCATCGGCGTCGAGAGCCGCGCCTCCGGCCTGCGCGCCGCAGATCATCAGCTCGTCGCCTATACCTCGGCCGAAGCACATGGCTGCATCGCCCAGGCCATGCAGCTTTCCGGCATCGGCTCGTCCAATCTGCGTCTCGTCGCCGTCGATGCCGATGGCCGGATGATGATGTCGCATCTGAAGATGATGATCGAACGGGACCGCGCCGAAGGCTTCCTGCCCTTCCTCGTCGTCGGCACCGCCGGCACGGTCAATACCGGCGCCATCGATCCGCTGAACGAGATCGCCGACATTGCCGCGGCCGAAAACCTCTGGTTCCATGTCGACGGCGCCATCGGTGCGCTGGCCGTTCTCTCGCAAGAGCTGCGTCCGCGCTTTGCCGGAATAGAACGCTCGCAGTCGATCGCGCTTGATTTTCACAAATGGGGACAGGTTCCCTATGACGCGGGTTTCCTGCTGGTGCGCGATCAGGCAGACCAGAAGCAGACCTTCGCCCAGCCCGCCGCCTATCTGCAGCGCTCCACCCGCGGGCTTGCCGCCGGCGACACCTGGCCCTGCGATCTCGGGCCGGATCTCTCGCGCGGCTTTCGCGCGCTCAAAACCTGGATGACGCTCTCGACCCATGGCACGCAGAAGATCGGCGCGGCGATTGCCAATAGTTGCGCTGTCGCGCGCTATCTGGAAGCGCGCATCGCAGCCCACCCGCTCTTCGAACTGAAGGCGCCGGTGGCGCTCAACATCGTCTGCTTCGCCATCACCGGCAGGAATTCGGCCTATACCCGCGAGATCGTTCTCGACCTGCATGAGGAAGGTGTCGCCGCTCCCTCATGGACGACGATCGACGGCGAGCTCGCCATCCGCTGCGCGCTCGTCAACCACCGCACCACCGAAGCCGACATGGATATCTTCATCGACGCGCTGGTACGCGCGGTACAGCGTCGGCCGGAATAG
- a CDS encoding alpha/beta hydrolase fold domain-containing protein, whose product MTIARGFSLPRFRRTLVALAALAACSGPPALAQQFGLMQACRGDFQAHCSGVAPGGGRIIECMRQHASELSAGCRAAIASQETKMMTKMAAKAEGGDAHVPAGVTVRRNIAYGTAPAQLMDIYAPQKPAHAPIIVMVHGGAWAFGSKTSAGVVENKVAHWLPQGFIFVSVETRLLPKADPVQQAGDVAAALASVERNAASWGGDPSKIVLMGHSAGAHLVALVTTDHALGQKVGLRPWAGTVALDSAAYDIIKIMQQPGHPPFYDKVFGKDPRFWAEASPALQLKGPVLPMLLVCSSLRSDSCPQAKAFAAKTGGKAQVLPVALKHMQIDSELGAGNDYTQQVDAFLRSIGLP is encoded by the coding sequence GTGACCATTGCCAGAGGTTTTTCATTGCCGCGTTTTCGCAGGACATTGGTGGCGCTCGCCGCGCTGGCCGCCTGTTCGGGGCCACCGGCGCTGGCGCAGCAGTTCGGCCTCATGCAGGCCTGCCGCGGCGATTTTCAGGCCCATTGCTCAGGAGTTGCACCGGGAGGCGGACGCATCATCGAATGCATGCGCCAGCACGCGAGTGAGCTCTCTGCCGGCTGCCGGGCGGCCATTGCCAGCCAGGAAACCAAGATGATGACGAAGATGGCGGCGAAGGCGGAGGGCGGCGATGCCCATGTGCCGGCGGGCGTGACGGTGAGGCGGAACATCGCCTATGGCACAGCGCCGGCGCAGTTGATGGACATCTACGCGCCGCAGAAGCCCGCCCATGCGCCGATCATCGTGATGGTGCATGGCGGCGCCTGGGCCTTTGGGTCCAAGACCTCGGCCGGCGTGGTGGAGAACAAGGTGGCCCACTGGCTGCCGCAGGGCTTCATTTTCGTCTCGGTCGAGACGCGCCTGTTGCCGAAGGCCGATCCGGTGCAGCAGGCTGGCGATGTGGCCGCAGCGCTCGCAAGTGTCGAACGCAATGCCGCGTCATGGGGCGGTGATCCGTCGAAGATCGTGCTGATGGGACATTCTGCGGGTGCCCATCTCGTCGCATTGGTGACGACAGATCACGCCCTTGGTCAAAAGGTCGGTCTGCGCCCCTGGGCCGGAACTGTGGCACTCGACAGTGCTGCCTATGATATTATCAAAATCATGCAGCAGCCGGGGCATCCACCGTTCTACGACAAGGTTTTCGGCAAGGATCCGCGCTTCTGGGCCGAGGCATCACCGGCTCTGCAGCTCAAGGGGCCGGTATTGCCGATGCTTCTGGTCTGCTCCAGCCTTCGCAGCGATTCCTGCCCGCAGGCCAAGGCCTTTGCCGCAAAGACGGGCGGCAAGGCGCAGGTGCTGCCGGTTGCGCTCAAGCACATGCAGATCGACAGCGAGCTTGGGGCCGGCAACGACTACACGCAACAGGTCGATGCCTTCCTGCGCTCGATCGGCCTGCCGTGA
- a CDS encoding amidohydrolase, whose protein sequence is MSLTNHDIIELTEWRRHLHTMPEISGEEVETAKEVVRFMNETGPDRIIEGLGGTGVAVFYDSGIAGPTVMIRAELDALPIEELGEPDHKSKIPGKSHMCGHDGHMATLAGVGRALGRKRPKTGRAILLFQPAEENGAGAAAVLADRTFAELSPDYSLSLHNMPGVPFGHVWLKDGPANCASRGIKIILTGKTAHAAYPETGTSPASAVAELMPALNALASGTVTTGDLVRTTVTHATMGEPTVGVAPGYAEIWATLRTSTDDQMAALVDRAETMARRAAEANGLSLKIEYQEVFGHCINDAEAADILRAAMDAEGVSHEPGEGFRASEDFGRFGSVSKSAMLFLGAGENHPAPHNPNYDFPDDLIPIGAGIFLRAIRNTLG, encoded by the coding sequence ATGTCTCTTACCAATCACGACATCATCGAACTGACCGAATGGCGCCGCCACCTCCACACCATGCCTGAAATCTCCGGCGAGGAGGTGGAGACGGCCAAAGAGGTGGTGCGCTTCATGAACGAGACAGGCCCCGACAGGATCATCGAAGGGCTTGGCGGCACAGGCGTCGCCGTCTTCTATGACAGCGGTATCGCCGGCCCGACCGTGATGATCCGCGCCGAGCTCGACGCACTGCCGATCGAGGAACTGGGTGAGCCGGACCACAAGTCGAAGATACCGGGAAAAAGCCATATGTGCGGCCATGACGGCCACATGGCGACACTTGCAGGCGTCGGCCGCGCGCTCGGTCGTAAGCGGCCGAAGACCGGCCGCGCCATCCTGCTGTTCCAGCCGGCGGAAGAAAATGGTGCAGGTGCCGCAGCAGTGCTTGCAGATCGGACATTCGCTGAACTGTCACCCGATTACAGCCTGTCGCTGCACAATATGCCGGGCGTCCCCTTCGGTCACGTCTGGCTGAAGGATGGTCCAGCCAATTGCGCATCACGCGGCATCAAGATCATCTTGACTGGCAAGACGGCCCATGCCGCCTACCCCGAAACGGGAACCTCGCCTGCCAGCGCCGTGGCCGAGTTGATGCCGGCGCTCAACGCATTGGCGTCAGGCACCGTCACGACCGGCGACCTTGTCCGCACCACCGTGACCCACGCGACAATGGGCGAACCGACCGTCGGCGTCGCTCCCGGCTATGCCGAGATCTGGGCAACGCTGCGCACCTCGACAGACGACCAGATGGCAGCGCTTGTCGACAGGGCCGAGACGATGGCGCGCAGGGCCGCAGAGGCGAACGGCCTGTCCTTGAAGATCGAGTACCAGGAAGTCTTCGGCCATTGCATCAACGACGCCGAAGCCGCCGATATTCTGCGTGCTGCCATGGATGCCGAAGGTGTAAGCCACGAACCGGGCGAAGGATTTCGCGCATCCGAGGATTTCGGCCGTTTCGGTTCAGTCTCCAAGTCCGCGATGCTGTTCCTCGGCGCCGGCGAAAATCACCCTGCTCCGCACAATCCGAACTATGATTTTCCGGACGACCTCATCCCGATCGGTGCCGGGATCTTCCTGCGTGCGATCAGGAACACGCTGGGCTGA
- a CDS encoding DUF2778 domain-containing protein, translating into MVRKIETSKARNKVSKRPAKRKHGRSILANMAIGIGLTASALIGASVVTVATAVKPVKEAKFQTALLSPVNASERLVQSRNDRALDVSKFSRLPGQSVAEPKGGRLAGADVAALSAMRPDDSAVNQALHHAMAKASRSADAERQFAALANHRPTDASIRAVLEQAMGNMVVVAPPSGEGAMPDVIQDAQSVASVADLKDMRPVEMASVDADDTDDASDDSGAPEITGKIVAMAPPADTYALPKAGPVPIFRPSAGMRGDDDNNPPVRGSALAAIAAVAPQKPSKDDDKPTALAFAKPDNPMRAEPDAPSQPTPKFPGIGTKVAIYDITNGVVHMPDGSTLEAHSGIGEMRDNPKFTNVKMRGPTPPGTYKLSMREAMFHGVAAMRLTPVDGKPPQGRTGLLAHSFLLRVRGDSHGCVAFADYPRFLKAFQRGEITHMIIVNKWDGKRPGAGSNGGFLAKLFGNNDA; encoded by the coding sequence ATGGTGCGTAAGATCGAAACCTCCAAGGCACGGAACAAGGTCTCGAAGCGGCCGGCGAAGCGCAAGCACGGACGCTCCATTCTTGCCAATATGGCGATCGGGATCGGGCTGACCGCTTCCGCTCTGATCGGGGCCTCCGTGGTCACCGTGGCGACTGCGGTTAAGCCGGTCAAGGAAGCAAAGTTCCAGACAGCCCTGCTTTCTCCGGTCAACGCCAGTGAACGGCTTGTCCAGAGCCGCAACGATCGCGCCCTGGATGTCTCCAAATTTTCCAGATTGCCGGGTCAGTCGGTGGCGGAGCCCAAGGGCGGTCGTCTAGCCGGCGCCGATGTGGCTGCACTTTCGGCGATGCGTCCGGACGATTCGGCGGTCAACCAGGCTCTTCATCATGCGATGGCGAAAGCTTCCCGCAGCGCAGATGCCGAGCGCCAGTTCGCCGCGCTTGCCAATCACCGCCCGACGGATGCATCGATCCGCGCCGTGCTTGAGCAGGCTATGGGCAATATGGTGGTCGTCGCTCCGCCGAGCGGCGAGGGTGCCATGCCCGACGTGATCCAGGACGCCCAGAGCGTTGCCAGCGTTGCCGATCTCAAGGACATGAGGCCGGTCGAAATGGCATCGGTCGATGCCGATGACACCGATGATGCATCCGACGACAGCGGTGCACCGGAAATCACCGGCAAGATCGTCGCCATGGCGCCGCCAGCCGATACCTATGCATTGCCGAAGGCCGGTCCGGTGCCGATCTTCCGTCCGTCCGCCGGCATGCGCGGCGACGACGACAACAATCCTCCGGTTCGTGGCAGCGCGCTTGCGGCCATCGCAGCCGTGGCGCCGCAGAAGCCTTCGAAGGACGACGACAAGCCGACGGCGCTTGCCTTCGCCAAGCCCGACAACCCGATGCGCGCCGAGCCTGATGCACCGTCACAGCCGACACCGAAATTCCCGGGCATCGGTACCAAGGTTGCCATCTACGATATTACCAATGGCGTGGTTCACATGCCTGATGGTTCGACGCTCGAAGCGCATTCCGGCATTGGCGAGATGCGCGACAATCCGAAGTTCACCAATGTGAAGATGCGTGGACCGACGCCGCCCGGCACCTACAAACTGTCGATGCGCGAAGCGATGTTCCATGGCGTTGCAGCAATGCGCCTGACACCGGTTGACGGCAAGCCGCCGCAGGGTCGCACGGGTCTTTTGGCACACAGCTTCCTGCTGCGCGTTCGCGGCGATTCGCATGGCTGCGTCGCCTTTGCCGACTATCCGCGCTTCCTCAAGGCCTTCCAGCGTGGCGAGATCACCCACATGATTATCGTCAACAAGTGGGACGGCAAGCGGCCCGGCGCCGGTTCGAACGGCGGCTTCCTGGCAAAGCTGTTCGGTAATAACGACGCATAA
- a CDS encoding YeeE/YedE family protein, whose product MSISSSLGSSAPTVPPLGAPGLLSLAVLVVGTVALGAIYGPVQGALFLIGGALGMSLYHAAFGFTSAWRVFISEGRGRGLRVQMILLALAVILFFPALSNGTLFGHPVQGNISPAGVGVLVGAFMFGIGMQLGGGCASGTLFTAGGGNARMFVTLFFFIVGSVLGTVNFDWWASLPSLPPTALFKTFGAGGGIVLSLVIFGAIAALTVLVEKRRNGALEQAPPSPRHGLARYLRGPWPLVFGAIALVVFNFATLAIAGRPWGITSAFALWGAKWAQMIGIDPTAWVYWQQPGNAKALSQSVFADVTSVMDFGIIAGAMLAAALAGKFAPSLDIPWRSVLAAAVGGLLLGYGARIAYGCNIGAYFSGIASGSLHGYLWAAAAFAGNVIGVKFRPWFFNERRAIRRSDG is encoded by the coding sequence ATGTCGATTTCCTCTTCGCTCGGGTCCAGCGCGCCGACAGTGCCGCCGCTTGGGGCGCCGGGCCTGCTTTCGCTGGCCGTGCTGGTCGTCGGGACGGTTGCGCTCGGCGCGATCTATGGGCCGGTGCAGGGCGCGCTGTTTCTGATCGGCGGCGCGCTCGGCATGTCGCTTTATCATGCCGCATTCGGTTTCACCTCGGCATGGCGGGTCTTCATATCGGAAGGCAGGGGGCGCGGGCTCAGGGTGCAGATGATCCTGCTGGCGCTGGCCGTCATCCTGTTCTTCCCTGCGCTTTCGAACGGCACGCTGTTCGGCCACCCGGTGCAGGGCAATATTTCGCCGGCCGGTGTCGGGGTGCTGGTCGGTGCGTTCATGTTCGGTATCGGCATGCAGCTTGGCGGCGGATGTGCCTCGGGTACGCTGTTTACCGCCGGTGGCGGCAATGCGCGCATGTTTGTGACGCTCTTCTTCTTCATTGTCGGCTCGGTTCTCGGCACGGTGAATTTTGACTGGTGGGCCAGCCTTCCGTCGCTGCCGCCGACCGCCCTGTTCAAGACGTTCGGCGCCGGTGGCGGCATCGTTCTTTCGCTGGTCATTTTCGGCGCGATCGCGGCGCTCACCGTGCTGGTGGAGAAAAGGCGCAATGGCGCACTTGAGCAGGCTCCGCCTTCTCCGCGCCATGGACTGGCACGCTATCTGCGTGGGCCATGGCCGCTCGTATTCGGTGCTATCGCGCTGGTCGTGTTCAATTTCGCGACACTGGCGATTGCCGGCCGCCCATGGGGCATCACCTCCGCCTTCGCGCTCTGGGGTGCAAAATGGGCGCAGATGATCGGCATCGATCCGACCGCATGGGTCTATTGGCAGCAGCCGGGTAATGCCAAGGCATTGTCGCAGAGCGTGTTTGCCGATGTCACGTCGGTGATGGATTTCGGCATTATCGCCGGTGCCATGCTGGCTGCGGCACTTGCCGGAAAGTTTGCTCCGAGCCTCGATATTCCGTGGCGCTCGGTTCTGGCTGCGGCGGTTGGCGGGTTGCTGCTCGGCTATGGTGCAAGAATCGCCTACGGCTGCAATATAGGCGCGTATTTCTCCGGGATCGCCTCCGGCAGCCTGCACGGATATCTCTGGGCTGCAGCGGCCTTTGCCGGAAATGTGATCGGGGTGAAGTTCAGGCCCTGGTTTTTTAATGAACGTCGCGCCATTCGCCGGAGCGATGGTTAA
- a CDS encoding YadA-like family protein, translating into MKRIVIPAVAIPATLLASLYSTTAQAQTAPLVNVCSGLSVDLPVLQPVAGGLSSILGALGGIIDVNLTDALSGKNIGVNVLDTDGNAVSSADCGLAADSVDIDDAKGISMGGGSLSGLGGANNAASVAGEVNSIAIGNGATTSATATNAVALGLRGSVTAANGVALGADTDVSATGGVALGSGSVAARSGMAGASELFSGTAVSSTAGAVSVGDTGSERQITNVAGGTADTDAVNVRQLRAVQDNVQTGLGDVAISLGGGANYNSSTNVFTGPSYTLRGNTYTDVDSALQAINSFIGGAGTNGALAANNTSGLANAVATGADATAIGYGSKASYANSTAIGGGAATTRAGQVMIGTSSNTYTMPGVTSAASKAAQSGPTQVLTTDAAGNIATANLDVNRINSNISDLRSDMSSLRRETRKGIAAAMSMTAAPKPSAPGKTSWSTNLAGYQGEVATSFAVAHMFDTNYPVIFDASVGYSPGGSAGVRVGLAGEF; encoded by the coding sequence ATGAAGCGCATCGTCATTCCAGCAGTCGCAATACCGGCTACGCTCCTTGCGAGCCTCTACAGTACCACCGCGCAGGCGCAGACAGCTCCGCTGGTCAACGTCTGCTCCGGCCTCAGTGTCGATCTTCCCGTGCTTCAACCTGTGGCCGGCGGCCTCAGCTCGATCCTGGGTGCACTGGGCGGCATCATCGATGTCAACCTCACCGATGCCCTGAGCGGCAAGAATATCGGCGTCAACGTTCTGGATACCGATGGCAATGCGGTCAGCAGTGCCGATTGCGGTCTGGCGGCCGACTCGGTCGACATCGATGATGCGAAGGGCATATCGATGGGCGGCGGCAGCCTGAGCGGTCTCGGCGGCGCCAATAATGCAGCGTCGGTTGCTGGCGAAGTCAACTCGATCGCCATAGGCAACGGAGCGACCACCAGCGCGACGGCCACAAATGCGGTTGCGCTCGGTCTGCGCGGCTCGGTTACAGCCGCTAATGGCGTGGCGCTCGGCGCGGATACGGACGTCAGTGCCACCGGCGGTGTCGCGCTCGGCTCGGGCTCCGTAGCAGCAAGATCAGGCATGGCCGGTGCATCCGAACTATTTTCTGGCACGGCGGTTTCATCGACGGCCGGCGCCGTGTCCGTCGGGGATACGGGGAGCGAGCGGCAGATCACCAATGTCGCTGGCGGCACAGCCGATACCGATGCGGTCAATGTCCGCCAGCTTCGGGCGGTGCAGGATAATGTGCAGACCGGACTTGGCGACGTCGCCATATCACTCGGCGGCGGTGCCAACTATAACAGCAGCACAAACGTCTTTACCGGGCCGAGTTACACGCTGCGAGGCAATACCTATACGGACGTGGACTCTGCACTGCAGGCGATCAACTCCTTCATTGGCGGTGCCGGTACCAATGGTGCTTTGGCTGCCAACAACACGAGCGGCCTTGCAAACGCAGTGGCCACAGGCGCCGACGCAACCGCGATCGGCTACGGTTCGAAGGCAAGTTATGCCAACAGCACGGCGATCGGCGGCGGCGCTGCCACCACGCGGGCAGGCCAGGTGATGATCGGCACGTCGAGCAATACCTACACGATGCCGGGCGTTACCTCGGCTGCAAGCAAGGCGGCGCAGAGTGGCCCGACCCAGGTTCTCACGACGGATGCGGCGGGCAATATCGCGACGGCCAATCTCGATGTGAACCGGATCAATTCGAATATCTCCGACTTGCGCAGCGATATGTCGAGCCTGCGCCGGGAGACCCGCAAGGGCATCGCGGCAGCCATGTCGATGACGGCCGCACCTAAACCTTCGGCGCCCGGCAAGACATCGTGGTCCACCAACCTCGCCGGCTATCAGGGTGAAGTGGCCACCAGCTTCGCCGTGGCGCACATGTTCGACACCAATTATCCGGTCATCTTCGATGCATCGGTGGGCTATTCGCCGGGCGGCTCGGCCGGTGTGCGCGTCGGGCTCGCCGGCGAATTCTGA
- the pncA gene encoding bifunctional nicotinamidase/pyrazinamidase, with protein sequence MKALLLVDIQVGFCPGGNLAVADGDSVVPVANSLIRDSGYDVVVASQDWHPANHGSFASQHPGKKPFDMGELSGQPQVMWPDHCVQGTSDAEFHPDLETDGIDYVQQKGENPAVDSYSAFRDNDQAALTGLAGYLRAQQITELDVCGLATDYCVKFSALDARDMLPDVKVRFISDASRGIDPKGVADAIAEMQARGIGIVTSTEILAD encoded by the coding sequence ATGAAGGCGCTGCTTTTGGTCGACATTCAGGTCGGTTTTTGCCCCGGCGGAAACCTCGCCGTTGCGGATGGCGATTCGGTCGTTCCTGTCGCCAACAGCCTGATTCGTGATAGCGGATACGATGTCGTCGTCGCCTCGCAGGACTGGCACCCGGCCAATCACGGCAGCTTTGCCTCCCAGCACCCTGGCAAGAAACCCTTCGACATGGGCGAACTGTCGGGCCAGCCGCAGGTCATGTGGCCGGATCATTGCGTCCAGGGAACCTCCGACGCAGAGTTCCACCCCGACCTTGAGACCGACGGCATCGACTATGTGCAGCAGAAGGGCGAGAACCCGGCTGTGGACAGCTATTCGGCCTTTCGCGACAATGATCAGGCAGCCCTCACCGGACTGGCCGGCTATCTCAGGGCGCAGCAGATCACAGAACTCGATGTCTGTGGCCTGGCCACCGACTATTGCGTCAAGTTTTCGGCACTCGATGCCCGCGACATGCTTCCGGACGTGAAGGTCCGTTTCATCTCTGATGCCAGCCGCGGCATCGATCCGAAAGGGGTGGCAGATGCAATCGCCGAGATGCAGGCGCGCGGCATCGGTATCGTCACCAGCACGGAGATCCTCGCCGATTGA
- a CDS encoding AzlC family ABC transporter permease, protein MGKREEIADGLKKGLVVVLSSAPFGILFGAIAVDNGFSLAEAALMSALVYGGASQLVGIELFGHHVAAWIIVLSVLAVNFRHVLYSAALVGVLGSFPALRRWLAFFLLVDPQFAEAVKREETGTAVTPRWYLAMGAVVWLGWVVNTVIGAFFGRLIGDPKALGIDVLLPIYFLGLVMGFRSRHNFLPVMLAGAIGSVVAYHLVGSPWHISAGALLGILVAAILPPPARPEAEPDVPTLEKEVM, encoded by the coding sequence ATGGGCAAGAGGGAAGAGATTGCCGACGGTTTGAAGAAGGGTCTCGTCGTAGTCCTTTCCTCTGCACCTTTCGGCATCCTGTTCGGCGCGATCGCCGTCGACAACGGTTTCAGCCTCGCCGAAGCTGCGCTAATGAGCGCGCTTGTCTATGGCGGCGCAAGTCAGTTGGTCGGCATAGAACTCTTCGGCCACCATGTCGCCGCCTGGATCATCGTTCTGTCGGTCTTGGCCGTCAACTTTCGCCACGTTCTCTATTCCGCGGCACTGGTAGGTGTTCTGGGCAGCTTTCCCGCGCTTCGTCGCTGGCTTGCCTTCTTTCTTCTCGTCGATCCGCAATTTGCCGAAGCGGTCAAACGTGAAGAGACAGGCACTGCCGTGACGCCTCGATGGTATCTTGCCATGGGCGCCGTCGTGTGGCTCGGCTGGGTCGTCAACACCGTCATCGGCGCCTTTTTCGGCAGGCTGATCGGCGATCCGAAGGCACTCGGCATAGACGTCCTGCTGCCTATCTATTTCCTCGGTCTCGTGATGGGCTTCCGCTCGCGGCACAATTTCCTGCCGGTCATGCTGGCCGGCGCCATCGGTTCGGTCGTCGCCTACCATCTGGTCGGCTCGCCATGGCATATCAGCGCCGGCGCGCTACTCGGCATCCTCGTTGCCGCAATCCTGCCGCCACCGGCACGGCCCGAGGCAGAGCCCGACGTCCCGACGCTCGAGAAGGAGGTGATGTAG
- a CDS encoding AzlD family protein: MQPDPSPLAIDSHTLLLIIAAAVATYATRIGGYVLIASMKRIPPRVESALNAVPAAVLTTLVAPPFFNGDWDIKIAMAVAFVVALRWPGLTILVAGWAAVMAARYGFGIGA, translated from the coding sequence ATGCAACCCGATCCGAGCCCTTTGGCAATCGACAGCCACACCCTGCTTCTGATCATTGCAGCCGCCGTTGCCACCTACGCCACGCGGATCGGTGGCTACGTATTGATAGCCAGCATGAAACGCATACCGCCGCGGGTGGAATCGGCGCTAAACGCCGTGCCGGCGGCTGTACTGACCACGCTGGTCGCACCACCCTTCTTCAATGGCGACTGGGATATCAAGATCGCCATGGCCGTGGCCTTTGTCGTCGCTCTGCGCTGGCCCGGACTGACAATCCTGGTGGCAGGCTGGGCCGCCGTGATGGCGGCCCGCTACGGTTTCGGCATCGGAGCCTGA